In Bosea sp. PAMC 26642, the DNA window GCCCACCAAACCGAATTCGTCTTCGTTGACCGCATGATGCCGATCCTGAACCCGGCCGGCGTTCAGGAGATCATGGACTATTCGCTCCATGGTCTGGCGCTGTCGCGCTTCGCCTCGGTTTGGGTCGGGATCAAATGCGTCAAGGACAACATCGAGTCGACGGCCTCGGTCGATGGCTCGGTCGACCGCGTCAAGATCGTGATTCCCGATGATTTCGAGGTGCCGCCGGGGGGCTTGAGCATCCGCCGGGAACTCGATTTCCTCGACCAGGAGAAGCGCCTCCACATCCACAAGCGCGCCGCGATGCTGGCCTATCTGCGCGCCAACAAGCTCAACCAGACCATCACCTCGGGCGGCAGGCAGCCGCGCATCGGCATCATCACCGTCGGCAAATCTTATCTCGACGTGCGTCAGGCCTTCGAGGAACTTGGCATCGACGAGGTCCGCGCCAACGATCTCGGCATCCGCCTGTTCAAGCTCGCTTGCCCCTGGCCGGTCGACCCCTCGGAACTGAAGAGCTTCGTCGCCGGGCTCGACCTCGTCATGGTCGTCGAGGAAAAGCGCTCGCTGATCGAGGTCCAGGTCCGCGAGGAGCTTTATGGTTCGCAGCACCAGCCGATGGTGATCGGCAAGAAGGACGAGAACGGCGAGTGGCTGTTCCCGGTCCATGGCGCGCTCGACCCCAACGACGTCGCGATCGCGCTCGGCGCGCGGCTGCTGCAATATCAGGACGACCCGGCGCTGCGGGAGAAGCTCGAGGAGATCGCGCAGGCGCAAGGGCGTTTGGCCGAGGCGCAGGAAGTCGCGAAACGCACGCCCTATTACTGCTCGGGCTGCCCGCACAACACCTCGACCGTCGTGCCCAAGGGTTCGCGCGCCTATGCCGGCATCGGCTGCCACTACATGGTGCAGTGGATGGACCGCGACACGGTGGGCTTCACCCAGATGGGCGGCGAGGGCGCGAACTGGATTGGCGAGGCGCCGTTCTCCACCCGCAGCCATGTCTTCCAGAATCTTGGCGACGGCACCTATACCCATTCCGGCTCGCTCGCGATCCGCTGGGCGGTCGCGGCCGGCGTCAACATCACCTACAAGCTGCTCTACAACGATGCGGTCGCGATGACCGGCGGCCAGCAGGCCGAAGGCCACCTCACCCCCGACCAGATGGCCCGCCAGATCGCCGGCGAAGGTGTCCAGCGCATCGCGGTCGTCACCGACGAGCCGGACAAATACCCCTCCGGCACGCAATGGCCGCCCGGCACCACGATCAGCCATCGCGACGATCTCGACACGATCCAGCGCGAACTTGCCCAGGTCCCCGGCGTCTCGCTGCTGCTCTACGACCAGACCTGCGCCACCGAAAAGCGCCGCCGCCGCAAGCGCGGCACCTATCCCGACCCCGACAAGCGCGTCATCGTCAACGAACTCGTCTGCGAAGGCTGCGGCGATTGCGGCGTGCAGTCGAACTGCGTCTCGGTGCAGCCGCTGGAGACCGAATTCGGACGCAAGCGCCAGATCGACCAGTCGAACTGCAACAAGGACTTCTCCTGCGTGAAGGGCTTCTGCCCCTCTTTCGTCACCGTGCATGGTGCACGTCCGAAGAAGGCCGCCCCGCGCAAGCTCGATGCCTCGGCCTTCGGATCGGGCGAAATCCCCGAGCCGATCGTGCCGGCTCTGACCCGCAGCTTCGCCGTCGTCGTCACCGGCGTCGGCGGCACCGGCGTGGTCACGATCGGCGCAATCCTCGGCATGGCGGCCCATCTGGAGGGAAAGGGCTGCGGCATGATCGACATGGCCGGCCTCGCCCAGAAGGGCGGCGCGGTCTTCAGCCACGTCAAGCTAGCTCCGACGCCCGAGGAGATTCACGCCATCCGCGTCTCGGCCGGACAAGCTGATCTCGTGCTCGGCTGCGACCTCACCGTTACCGGCTCCAAGAAGGTGCTGGGCTCGATCAAGCCGGCTGCTTCGACCGTCGTCGTCAACACCGCCGAGAACATGCCCGGCGATTTCACCCGGGACGCCGATTTTTCGCTGCCGGTGGAGCGGCTGAAGCGCGCGATCCTTTCGGCCTCGGGCCGCGACCGCACGCATTTCGTCGATGCGACCGCAGCCGCCGTCGCCTTCCTCGGCAATGCCATCGCCGCCAACATGTTCATGCTCGGCTACGCCTGGCAGTTCGGCGGCGTGCCGCTTTCGCGCGAGGCGCTGCTGCGCGCCATCGAGCTGAACGGCGAGGCTGTGCCGATGAACAAGCAGGCCTTCGAACTCGGCCGCCGCGCCGCGCATGATCCTGCAGCCCTGCTCGCCGCCCTATCCGAGGCCAAGGCCCCGACGCAGGCGCGCCATATCTCGGAATCGCTCGACGAGATGATCGCGCGCCGGGTGACGTTCCTGACCGCCTACCAGAACGCCGCCTATGCCGCGCGCTACCGCCACCTCGTCGCCCGCGTCCAGACGGCGGAAGCGGCTGCCCTGCCCGGCCAGAGCGCTTTGGCCGAGACGGTGGCGCGCTATCTCTTCAAGCTGATGGCCTACAAGGACGAATACGAAGTCGCCAGGCTCTATGCCGACGGCGCGTTCCAGAAACAGGTCGAGGCGACCTTCGAGACGACCGATGCCGAAGGCAAGCCGCTGCGCTACGAGTTCAATCTCGCCCCTCCGTTGCTTGCGAAGGTCGATCCCAACACCGGCGTCCCGCGCAAGATGAGCTTCGGCCCCTGGATGATGACCGCCTTCGGGATGCTGTCGAAGCTGAAGGGTCTGCGCGGCACCAGGTTCGACATCTTCGGCTACAGCCATGAGCGTAAGACCGAGCGCCGGCTGATCGCCGACTACGAGACACTGCTCGGAGACATCCTCGGCAAGCTGTCGGCCGAAAACCACGCGCTCTGCGTTGCGCTGGCCGCGATCCCGGAAAAGATCCGCGGCTTCGGCCACGTCAAGGAGCGCCACCTCAAGGCCGCCAAGGCCGAGGAGGCCGAACTGCTGGCGAGGCTCCGCGACGGCTCGGCCGCGGCGCTGGCGATGCCGAAAGCGGCGGAGTAGGGCGCTGGAAGAACCCCTCCTGTAAGGAGAGGGGCAGGGGTGAGGTGAAGGCCCTTGGACCAGTAACATCAAGGAAGCGGTGGGTAGGATACGGCAGCAGCGTCTAAGGCCCGACCCCTCACCCTGCCCTCTCTCTACGGGAGAGGGTTCCCCGTGCTCAGGCGCCCGATCTCGAATCCAGTCGCTAACGCGCTCTATAGTGTCGGTCTGCACCCAAGGACATTCCCCCCTTGATCACCCCCGAAGACCTTCGCGCCTTTGCCTCAAGGTTCAGTCGATCGAAAAGCATGCACCTCGGACAGACGCCTCGTGAGCTGTCGCGGAGATGGCATTTGCGTTTCCGTATCGACACCAAGGCCGCGCGCGAGCCGTTCGGCGACGAATGCAGCCACGTCCGCCCGAGTAAGGCGTCCGAGCAGTAAGAATGACTGGCCACCTGCCAGCACCGCGTCGGCTGCAACGAGCGCGTTTGTCATCTGCGCCATGCAGTCATCGATCCAGGGTTGATGCACTTTCTCAGAGGGCCGGTGGTTGCGCTCGTAAGCAGCTTGAAGGCCCTTGTCGCACGCACCCATCATGATCGCCGCCATTCGTAATACGGCGCGGCGATCGGGCCCCGAGGACGGCGTCAATGAACGCTCTCGACCATATACCTCGTCGAGATGGTCGATGATCGCGCCGCTATCGACGAGTGTCTCGCCATCTTCCAGAATCAAGGTCGGTATGCGTCCGAGTGGATTACCTGTTCGGACCTCGGCCCGATTGCCGAAGCCGGAGAGCGCACTTTGTTCGAACGAGACATCATAGATTTTGAGCGTGATAGCCACGCGCCGGGTGTAAGGCGAGCGATTGACCCCAATAAGTATCATCGTGGCACCCTCCTTCGAACTGTGGGCTAAGCGAACGCCGTGATGGTCGATGACCAAGGGCGATCCTGCAATTCGGGACATTTGACGTAATGGGCAACGGCGCGGATTCTTGAGTTCTGCAATGCCAGCACTCCATATTGAGATATCAGCCAGGAAGGACATTCCCGCCCTTGATCACCCCCGAAGACCTTCGCGCCATCGCCGCCTGGTCGCGCGACCTGACGGCGGACGAGTTCGAGGAGGCGCGCCGGGGCATCACCTTCAAGACTTATGGCAAGGGCGCCAATATCTGCCATGTCGGTGATCGGCTCGAATCCTGGACCGGCATTGCCGAGGGGCTGGTCAAGATGTCCACCACATCGAAGACCGGCAAGTCCGCGACCCTGGCTGGGATGCGCGCAGGCGCCTGGTTCGGCGAGGGGACCGTGATCAAGGCCGAGCCTCGCCGCTACGAACTCGTCGCCCTGCGCGATACCAGACTCGCCTTGATGCGGCGGTCGACCTTCCTCTGGCTGTTCGAGCACTCGGCCGCCTTCAACCGCTTCCTCGTCCACCAGTTCAACGAGAGGCTGGCCCAGTTCATCGCGCTGGCCGAAACGGAACGCACGCTTGATTCGACCGGCCGCCTCGCCCGCAATCTCGCCTGGCTGTTCAACCCGACGCTCTATCCCGACCAGGGCAGGACGCTGGAGGTGAGCCAGGAGGAACTCGGGCTGCTCGCCGGCATGTCACGCCAGATCGCCAATCAGGGGCTGCAGAAACTGGCCGGCCTCGGCCTGCTGGAGGTCGGCCATGGCAGCGTAACGATTTTGGATCTGGAGCGGCTGGCACGCTACGGGGCGTGAGGGGGACGATGTCACGATCAAGTGCAAAACGTCCAAAAACCACTTCCCCAAGACAATAGTCTCCAAAAGACCAATTGTCTGTCAAGCCCTGCCTTGCAAAGGTCATGAGCGGCTGCGAGGCTCGCATCAACGACAAGGATCGAGAACGGTCCAGAACGAGGTCGCTGCACCGACAGCGGCCCGACAGGGTGGAGATGGACGATCGTGGCAAGCGCAAGCGCCGGCCAGCCGGATACCTTTCCAAAACTGCTGATCCGCAACGCGCAGCAGCGTGGCGCGCGCGTCGCGTTCCGGCACAAGGATCTAGGCATCTGGCAGAGCTGGAACTGGGCGGAGGTCGCCGAGCATGTCCGCGCCTACGCCAAGGGCCTGCAGCTGCTTGGCCTGAAGCGCGGCGACAAGGTCGCGATCATCGGCTACAACCGGCCCAAGCTCTATTGGTCGATGGCTGCAGCCCAATGGCTGGGCGCAGTGCCGGTGCCGGTCTATGCCGACAGCGTCGCCGACGAGATGGCCTATGTGCTCGATCATGCCGAGGCCGTCTTCGCCTGCGTGCAGGACCAGGAGCAGGTCGACAAGATCCTCTCCATTACTGAGCGCCTGCCGAACCTGCGCCATATGCTCTATGACGAGCCGCGGGGCTTGCGCGACTACGACCACGCCAAGCTGCACGAGATCGACAAGGTCATCGTATCAGGCCGCGAGGCGATCGCCGCGAGCCCCGAGGCCGGCGCTGCGATCGACCGTGAGAAGGATGCGGGCTCCGGTTCCGATCTCGGCATCATCCTGTACACCTCGGGCACGACAGGTCGCCCCAAGGGCGTGATGCTGAGCCATTTCAACGTCATCACCGCCGCCGAGATCGGCTGCCAGTTCGACGGGCTGAACGAGAGCGACGAGATAATCGCCTATCTGCCGATCGCCTGGGTCGGCGATCATGTCTTCTCCTATGCGCAGGCGATCATCGCCGGCTTCTGCGTCAACTGCCCGGAAGGCCCCGAGACCGTCATCGACGATCGCCGCGAGGTCGGCACCACCTACGCCTTCGCCCCGCCGCGCGTCTTCGAGACCATGCTGACGCTCACCATGGTGCGCATGGAGGATGCCGGCCCGCTGATGCGCAAGATGTTCCACTACTTCCTTGGCGTCGCGAAAAAATACGGCGAGAAGATCCTGAACGGCGAGAGCGTGCCGCTCGGCGGGCGCGTGCTCTACACGCTCGGCGATATCCTTGTGTACGGCCCGCTGCGCAATCGCTTCGGCCTGACCAACATCAAGGTCGGCTACACCGCGGGCGAAGCGATCGGCCCCGAACTCTTCAAGTTCTACCGCTCGATCGGCGTCAACCTGAAGCAGCTCTACGGCCAGACCGAAGCCGGCGTCTACATCACCATGCAGCCCAATGGCGAGATCAAGGCCGACACGGTCGGCCGTCCCGCGCCGCTGGTCGAGATCCGCATCGATGACAATGGCGAGGTGCTCTACCGCTCGCCCTCGATCTTCGGCGGCTATTTCAAGGATCCCGAGAAGACCGCCGAGACGATGACGGCCGACGGCTATGTCCGCTCGGGCGATGCCG includes these proteins:
- a CDS encoding indolepyruvate ferredoxin oxidoreductase family protein; the encoded protein is MAEIQHAATSDGKDRANGLREVALDDKYDLSKQRIFLNGTQAIARMLMVQRERDKHAGLNTAGFVSGYRGSPLGGLDQQLTRAAKHLKAADVVFTPGLNEDLAATAVWGTQQAELQGEGKYDGVFALWYGKGPGVDRTGDVFRHGNMAGTSPHGGVICLMGDDHTAESSTNAHQTEFVFVDRMMPILNPAGVQEIMDYSLHGLALSRFASVWVGIKCVKDNIESTASVDGSVDRVKIVIPDDFEVPPGGLSIRRELDFLDQEKRLHIHKRAAMLAYLRANKLNQTITSGGRQPRIGIITVGKSYLDVRQAFEELGIDEVRANDLGIRLFKLACPWPVDPSELKSFVAGLDLVMVVEEKRSLIEVQVREELYGSQHQPMVIGKKDENGEWLFPVHGALDPNDVAIALGARLLQYQDDPALREKLEEIAQAQGRLAEAQEVAKRTPYYCSGCPHNTSTVVPKGSRAYAGIGCHYMVQWMDRDTVGFTQMGGEGANWIGEAPFSTRSHVFQNLGDGTYTHSGSLAIRWAVAAGVNITYKLLYNDAVAMTGGQQAEGHLTPDQMARQIAGEGVQRIAVVTDEPDKYPSGTQWPPGTTISHRDDLDTIQRELAQVPGVSLLLYDQTCATEKRRRRKRGTYPDPDKRVIVNELVCEGCGDCGVQSNCVSVQPLETEFGRKRQIDQSNCNKDFSCVKGFCPSFVTVHGARPKKAAPRKLDASAFGSGEIPEPIVPALTRSFAVVVTGVGGTGVVTIGAILGMAAHLEGKGCGMIDMAGLAQKGGAVFSHVKLAPTPEEIHAIRVSAGQADLVLGCDLTVTGSKKVLGSIKPAASTVVVNTAENMPGDFTRDADFSLPVERLKRAILSASGRDRTHFVDATAAAVAFLGNAIAANMFMLGYAWQFGGVPLSREALLRAIELNGEAVPMNKQAFELGRRAAHDPAALLAALSEAKAPTQARHISESLDEMIARRVTFLTAYQNAAYAARYRHLVARVQTAEAAALPGQSALAETVARYLFKLMAYKDEYEVARLYADGAFQKQVEATFETTDAEGKPLRYEFNLAPPLLAKVDPNTGVPRKMSFGPWMMTAFGMLSKLKGLRGTRFDIFGYSHERKTERRLIADYETLLGDILGKLSAENHALCVALAAIPEKIRGFGHVKERHLKAAKAEEAELLARLRDGSAAALAMPKAAE
- a CDS encoding AMP-dependent synthetase/ligase, which codes for MASASAGQPDTFPKLLIRNAQQRGARVAFRHKDLGIWQSWNWAEVAEHVRAYAKGLQLLGLKRGDKVAIIGYNRPKLYWSMAAAQWLGAVPVPVYADSVADEMAYVLDHAEAVFACVQDQEQVDKILSITERLPNLRHMLYDEPRGLRDYDHAKLHEIDKVIVSGREAIAASPEAGAAIDREKDAGSGSDLGIILYTSGTTGRPKGVMLSHFNVITAAEIGCQFDGLNESDEIIAYLPIAWVGDHVFSYAQAIIAGFCVNCPEGPETVIDDRREVGTTYAFAPPRVFETMLTLTMVRMEDAGPLMRKMFHYFLGVAKKYGEKILNGESVPLGGRVLYTLGDILVYGPLRNRFGLTNIKVGYTAGEAIGPELFKFYRSIGVNLKQLYGQTEAGVYITMQPNGEIKADTVGRPAPLVEIRIDDNGEVLYRSPSIFGGYFKDPEKTAETMTADGYVRSGDAGFFDETGHLKIIDRAKDVGKLSNGDLFPPKYIENKLKFYPNIKEVVAFGQGRDYATVAVNIDLTAVGNWAERNNVVYASYQELAGHDLVYDMIARHIDEVNRSLAAEPLMGGAQISRFLILHKELDADDGELTRTQKVRRGFIAERYAPLVDALYDGSQAADISTEVTFEDGRKGVISANVKVRDATIYPATAPTPARAA
- a CDS encoding glutathione S-transferase family protein; this encodes MVIDHHGVRLAHSSKEGATMILIGVNRSPYTRRVAITLKIYDVSFEQSALSGFGNRAEVRTGNPLGRIPTLILEDGETLVDSGAIIDHLDEVYGRERSLTPSSGPDRRAVLRMAAIMMGACDKGLQAAYERNHRPSEKVHQPWIDDCMAQMTNALVAADAVLAGGQSFLLLGRLTRADVAAFVAERLARGLGVDTETQMPSPRQLTRRLSEVHAFRSTEP
- a CDS encoding Crp/Fnr family transcriptional regulator, whose protein sequence is MITPEDLRAIAAWSRDLTADEFEEARRGITFKTYGKGANICHVGDRLESWTGIAEGLVKMSTTSKTGKSATLAGMRAGAWFGEGTVIKAEPRRYELVALRDTRLALMRRSTFLWLFEHSAAFNRFLVHQFNERLAQFIALAETERTLDSTGRLARNLAWLFNPTLYPDQGRTLEVSQEELGLLAGMSRQIANQGLQKLAGLGLLEVGHGSVTILDLERLARYGA